The following proteins are co-located in the Spirosoma montaniterrae genome:
- a CDS encoding head GIN domain-containing protein — translation MKRFFTTFFTLGLIASLLTGCIINVNPDDNYNPQDERTATFNLTDFDRLNMGSAFAITVTQGASFAITARGYRNDVDDLNVFVRNGVLNAEYRVNRNRRYKMQFTITMPTLRGVDFSGASQSNVSGFRNLAELSIALSGASKGTFDVQATRTVVNLSGASEGRLNGSGTTLQADLAGASTLRSFDYPTTDAILDVSGASQANIAVSRNLNVTASGASTVRYRGNPTIEQRLSGASTVRPE, via the coding sequence ATGAAACGTTTTTTCACGACCTTTTTTACGCTGGGTCTCATCGCGTCGCTGCTGACGGGCTGCATCATTAACGTTAATCCAGACGACAATTACAACCCGCAGGACGAACGCACGGCCACGTTCAACCTCACCGATTTCGACCGCCTGAACATGGGCAGCGCGTTTGCAATTACCGTGACGCAGGGTGCCAGCTTCGCTATCACGGCACGCGGCTACCGCAACGACGTCGACGACTTAAACGTATTTGTCCGAAACGGCGTACTAAATGCTGAATACCGGGTCAATCGCAACCGCCGATATAAAATGCAGTTTACAATTACGATGCCGACGTTGCGGGGCGTTGATTTCTCCGGGGCCAGCCAGTCGAACGTGTCGGGTTTTCGTAATCTCGCCGAGTTGAGCATTGCGTTATCGGGCGCATCGAAAGGCACGTTCGACGTGCAGGCAACCCGCACTGTTGTGAACTTGTCGGGCGCATCGGAAGGGCGGCTCAATGGCTCAGGAACAACATTGCAGGCTGATCTGGCCGGGGCATCCACCCTCCGCAGCTTCGATTACCCCACTACCGATGCCATACTGGACGTATCGGGCGCGAGTCAGGCCAACATAGCCGTTAGCCGCAATCTCAACGTAACGGCCTCTGGCGCCAGCACCGTCCGTTACCGGGGCAACCCCACCATCGAACAGCGGCTTTCAGGTGCCAGCACCGTAAGGCCGGAATGA